In Ancalomicrobiaceae bacterium S20, the following proteins share a genomic window:
- a CDS encoding Uma2 family endonuclease — protein sequence MGVARARGRLRPMNQPIALKSDGLARRLFRVADLDRMVEVGVLEPDERIELVRGELIPMAAKGARHEILRINLNLYLGDNRPKEISFAPEPGWRLAEFIYLEPDFIFYSAGTPYAELKAGDVSLVIEISDTSLGYDLGVKAGLYAELGVTEYWVIDAAERVTHVHKTPTPTGYAERRAYPAETALTPDRIRGLTLRLADIPGT from the coding sequence TTGGGGGTTGCCCGCGCCCGTGGTAGGCTTCGCCCCATGAACCAGCCGATCGCCCTCAAGTCCGATGGCCTCGCGCGCCGCCTGTTCCGGGTGGCCGACCTCGACCGCATGGTCGAGGTCGGCGTGCTGGAGCCGGACGAGCGCATCGAGCTCGTGCGTGGAGAGCTCATCCCCATGGCAGCCAAGGGCGCGCGACACGAGATCCTGAGGATCAATCTCAATCTTTATCTGGGCGACAATCGGCCAAAAGAGATCTCCTTTGCTCCCGAGCCGGGCTGGCGTCTTGCGGAATTCATTTATCTGGAGCCCGATTTCATCTTCTATTCCGCCGGGACGCCCTATGCCGAGCTGAAGGCTGGCGACGTCTCCCTGGTGATCGAGATTTCCGACACCAGCCTCGGCTATGATCTCGGGGTCAAAGCCGGGCTCTACGCCGAACTCGGCGTCACCGAATATTGGGTGATCGACGCCGCCGAGCGGGTCACCCATGTGCACAAGACCCCGACCCCGACCGGCTACGCCGAGCGCCGCGCCTATCCGGCCGAGACGGCGCTGACCCCGGACCGGATCCGCGGCCTGACACTGCGCCTCGCCGACATTCCCGGGACCTGA
- the proC gene encoding pyrroline-5-carboxylate reductase, producing the protein MSGDLRAAVPLVLVGAGKMGGAMLAGWIERGLPANGVVILDPNPAPEMAALAAEKGLRLETTPPADVTAAVILIAVKPQVMDAVLPTLRGLIGPETIAVSVAAGKTIASIEAGLGARAVVRAMPNTPAQVGRGITACAANAAVTTPQRVLVTALLSAIGKVEWVATEDLIDAVTAVSGSGPAYVFLLAEALAEAGRKAGLPADLAARLARATVEGAGELMFQSPLDPATLRKNVTSPNGTTAAALAVLMADDALQPLMDAAVAAAANRSRELSAG; encoded by the coding sequence ATGAGCGGAGATCTGCGCGCGGCGGTGCCGCTGGTTTTGGTCGGCGCCGGCAAGATGGGCGGCGCCATGCTCGCCGGCTGGATCGAGCGCGGCCTGCCCGCGAACGGTGTCGTGATCCTCGATCCGAACCCGGCGCCGGAAATGGCCGCGCTGGCGGCCGAAAAGGGCCTGCGCCTCGAGACGACGCCGCCGGCCGACGTCACCGCCGCCGTAATCCTCATCGCCGTCAAGCCGCAGGTGATGGACGCCGTGCTGCCGACGCTGCGCGGCCTGATCGGTCCGGAGACGATCGCGGTCTCGGTCGCCGCCGGCAAGACCATCGCCTCGATCGAGGCCGGTCTCGGTGCCCGCGCGGTCGTGCGCGCCATGCCGAACACGCCGGCGCAGGTCGGCCGCGGCATCACCGCCTGCGCCGCCAACGCGGCGGTGACGACGCCGCAGCGCGTACTCGTCACCGCGCTCCTGTCGGCGATCGGCAAGGTCGAATGGGTCGCGACCGAAGACCTGATCGATGCGGTGACCGCGGTCTCGGGCTCCGGCCCGGCCTATGTGTTCCTGCTCGCCGAGGCGCTGGCCGAAGCCGGCCGCAAGGCCGGCCTGCCGGCCGACCTCGCCGCCCGCCTCGCCCGCGCCACGGTTGAAGGTGCCGGCGAGTTGATGTTCCAGTCGCCGCTCGATCCCGCGACGCTGCGCAAGAACGTCACCTCGCCGAACGGCACCACGGCGGCCGCGCTCGCCGTGCTGATGGCAGACGATGCGCTGCAGCCGCTGATGGATGCAGCCGTCGCGGCGGCGGCCAACCGCTCCCGCGAGCTCTCGGCCGGCTGA
- a CDS encoding YbjN domain-containing protein produces the protein MSLIEFDFERQSNPVDVIEHIAALEDWSFERSGDDEITISVNGRWCDYHVSFSWMEEVEALHLACAFDLKVTEARKTEVTRLLAAVNEQMWLGHFDLWRSEGVVMYRHALLLAGGVEPTTRQVETMLTSAIEACERYYQAFQFVVWAGKSAREALDGALFETAGEA, from the coding sequence ATGAGCCTGATCGAATTCGACTTCGAGCGGCAATCGAACCCGGTGGACGTGATCGAGCACATCGCTGCGCTCGAGGACTGGAGCTTCGAACGCTCCGGCGACGACGAGATCACCATCTCGGTCAATGGCCGCTGGTGCGACTATCACGTCTCGTTCTCGTGGATGGAGGAAGTCGAGGCGCTGCACCTCGCCTGCGCCTTCGACCTCAAGGTCACCGAGGCGCGCAAGACCGAGGTCACGCGGCTGCTCGCGGCGGTCAACGAGCAGATGTGGCTCGGCCATTTCGATCTGTGGCGCTCCGAGGGCGTGGTGATGTATCGCCACGCGCTGCTGCTCGCCGGCGGCGTCGAGCCGACCACGCGGCAGGTCGAGACCATGCTGACCAGCGCGATCGAGGCCTGCGAACGGTATTATCAGGCCTTCCAGTTCGTGGTCTGGGCGGGTAAGAGCGCCCGCGAGGCGCTGGATGGCGCGCTGTTCGAGACGGCGGGAGAAGCATGA
- a CDS encoding accessory factor UbiK family protein → MTQTSNRIFDEFAKLMTDAAGVAQGVRREVETAFRAQAERFLADMDLVKREEFDVVREMAIKAREENEALKERIAALETRLSGDEARSTDAP, encoded by the coding sequence ATGACGCAGACCTCGAACCGCATCTTCGACGAGTTCGCCAAGCTGATGACCGACGCCGCCGGCGTCGCCCAGGGCGTCCGGCGCGAAGTCGAGACCGCCTTCCGCGCCCAGGCCGAGCGGTTTCTCGCCGACATGGACCTCGTCAAGCGCGAGGAATTCGACGTCGTCCGCGAAATGGCGATCAAGGCACGCGAGGAGAACGAGGCCCTGAAGGAGCGCATCGCCGCGCTCGAGACCAGGCTTTCCGGCGACGAAGCGCGCAGCACCGACGCGCCCTGA